In one uncultured Methanoregula sp. genomic region, the following are encoded:
- a CDS encoding METTL5 family protein, with amino-acid sequence MKLKNLEIMLQRLGGFTKPGAALEQYQTPAPLAARLLFHALMKQDIEDRSVCDLGSGTGVLAIGAALLGAASVTGVEIDAQAARVAEANARLLDAEVTFVVADVQDPYLPARLGPCDTVVMNPPFGAQKAHADRPFIDCALAIAPVTYSIFNAGSGPFVKAYTEGKAEITERIGGVFPIKRTFAFHTKDVQEIEVEILRLTRNR; translated from the coding sequence ATGAAACTCAAGAATCTCGAGATAATGCTCCAGCGGCTCGGCGGATTTACAAAGCCCGGGGCCGCCCTCGAGCAGTACCAGACTCCCGCACCGCTTGCAGCACGGCTCCTCTTCCATGCCCTGATGAAACAGGATATTGAGGACCGGTCAGTCTGCGATCTCGGGAGCGGTACCGGGGTGCTTGCCATCGGGGCAGCCCTCCTTGGCGCGGCATCGGTGACGGGGGTCGAGATCGATGCGCAGGCCGCGAGGGTGGCAGAGGCAAACGCCAGACTCCTTGATGCAGAGGTAACATTTGTAGTCGCGGATGTGCAGGATCCGTACCTCCCGGCAAGGCTCGGCCCCTGCGATACCGTAGTCATGAACCCGCCGTTCGGGGCGCAGAAAGCCCATGCCGACCGCCCGTTCATCGACTGTGCCCTTGCCATCGCCCCGGTCACCTACAGCATCTTTAATGCAGGCTCAGGCCCATTTGTAAAAGCCTACACGGAAGGGAAGGCAGAGATCACCGAGAGGATCGGCGGGGTATTCCCGATAAAACGCACCTTTGCCTTCCATACAAAAGACGTGCAGGAGATCGAGGTCGAGATCTTACGGCTGACACGGAACCGGTAA
- the dph2 gene encoding diphthamide biosynthesis enzyme Dph2, with amino-acid sequence MSLNGISELIEKLTARGARTVALQFPEGLKRKAGEYARALHDTGFSVIVSGDPCYGACDLALETLASADVLVHFGHAPVDNQPRVIFEPYRVDFDPSVLEKALPLLSRHTIGLVTTVQHVHLIPAMEAYLRSRGFDSRVAPGSGRTPHPGQVLGCCFTAAKIPGAEEILFVGTGVFHPVGMALTTGLNVIALDPLAGTAEEVSSEALRRKRFAVMEKARGAKSVGIIVSTKQGQQRMELARHLASLSPDAVIVTMREVSPDELLNLGFGCYVNTACPRLAYDDQVRFPVPVLSPQEFEIICGRRNWDEYAIDEIP; translated from the coding sequence ATGTCATTGAACGGTATATCTGAGCTTATCGAAAAGCTCACCGCCCGGGGGGCCAGGACCGTTGCCCTCCAGTTCCCGGAAGGGCTGAAACGGAAGGCCGGGGAGTATGCCCGGGCCCTCCACGATACCGGTTTTTCCGTCATCGTGAGTGGGGATCCCTGTTACGGGGCCTGCGACCTTGCACTCGAAACCCTTGCCTCTGCGGACGTGCTCGTCCATTTCGGCCATGCCCCGGTGGACAACCAGCCTCGTGTGATCTTCGAGCCCTATCGCGTGGACTTCGATCCTTCTGTGCTGGAGAAGGCGCTGCCGCTCCTATCCCGGCACACGATCGGCCTTGTTACAACCGTCCAGCATGTCCACCTCATCCCGGCAATGGAGGCATACCTCCGGTCCCGGGGTTTCGACAGCCGGGTTGCACCGGGAAGCGGGCGGACACCCCACCCGGGACAGGTGCTCGGTTGCTGTTTTACGGCTGCAAAGATTCCCGGTGCCGAAGAGATCCTTTTTGTCGGTACGGGAGTCTTCCACCCGGTCGGCATGGCCCTCACCACCGGCCTGAACGTCATCGCGCTTGATCCCCTCGCCGGAACGGCAGAGGAAGTGAGCAGCGAAGCACTCCGGCGCAAACGCTTTGCCGTAATGGAGAAAGCCCGGGGTGCAAAGTCCGTGGGTATCATCGTCTCTACCAAGCAGGGCCAGCAACGGATGGAACTCGCCCGGCATCTCGCTTCTCTCTCTCCCGATGCGGTGATTGTCACGATGCGGGAAGTGAGCCCGGACGAGCTGCTGAACCTCGGGTTTGGCTGTTACGTGAACACTGCCTGCCCGCGCCTCGCGTATGACGACCAGGTGCGCTTCCCCGTGCCGGTCCTCTCCCCGCAGGAGTTCGAGATCATCTGCGGCAGGCGGAACTGGGACGAGTACGCCATCGACGAGATCCCATGA
- the hpt gene encoding hypoxanthine/guanine phosphoribosyltransferase, producing MLDRLVESLETCPMVKRGEYNYFIHPITDGVPIVEPALLRDVAAAMVKVMDLNGVDKIVVVEAMGIHIGSVLSIMTDIPMTVMRKRVYNLPHEVPVHQTTGYSKGELYLNGVYKGDRVVIIDDVVSTGGTMKALLKALEIAGAEVVDVCIAIQRGNPDIGRPYKSLVRIEVDDRVHVIERYI from the coding sequence ATGCTTGACCGACTTGTAGAATCCCTTGAAACCTGCCCGATGGTGAAACGCGGGGAGTACAATTACTTCATCCACCCGATCACCGACGGAGTACCGATCGTCGAACCCGCACTCCTGCGCGACGTGGCGGCCGCCATGGTCAAAGTAATGGACTTAAACGGCGTGGACAAGATCGTTGTCGTGGAGGCGATGGGCATCCACATCGGCTCTGTACTTTCGATCATGACCGATATCCCGATGACGGTGATGCGCAAGCGCGTGTACAACCTGCCTCACGAAGTCCCGGTTCACCAGACAACCGGCTACTCGAAAGGCGAACTGTACTTAAACGGGGTCTACAAAGGCGACCGGGTTGTTATCATCGACGACGTGGTGAGCACGGGCGGGACGATGAAGGCGCTCCTGAAAGCTCTGGAAATTGCCGGTGCCGAGGTCGTGGATGTCTGTATCGCGATCCAGCGGGGCAACCCGGACATCGGGCGGCCCTACAAATCCCTCGTCAGGATCGAGGTGGATGACCGGGTCCATGTCATTGAACGGTATATCTGA
- the mfnA gene encoding tyrosine decarboxylase MfnA → MLNKGRAEEELFSFFCRKKQEDLDYTFILSSMCTLPHPVAVRAHCMFMETNLGDPGLFPGTASLEKLLIQRFGDLFHCPDAGGYATSGGTESNIQALRLARAHRHEVATPNVIVPGSAHFSFKKACDILGLAMRRAPLLEDHRMDADAAAGLVDKNTIAIVGVAGTTEYGMVDPIPALGRIAVQDDIFFHVDAAFGGMVIPFLPDPMPFDFAVPGVTTIAVDPHKMGMSTIPAGCLLTRGADLLNTLNIDTPYLTVKQEYTLGGTRPGAPVAGALAVLDYLGRDGMTAIVTGCMKNTHRLIAGMESRGFRRAATPDVNVATFVCEKERVPDPWKVSWTCQDYLRIVCMPHVHLDRIEAFLNDIGDNHA, encoded by the coding sequence ATGCTGAATAAGGGTCGGGCAGAAGAAGAACTCTTCTCGTTTTTCTGCCGGAAAAAACAAGAAGACCTCGACTATACGTTTATTCTCAGCTCCATGTGCACGCTTCCCCACCCGGTTGCGGTGCGGGCACACTGCATGTTCATGGAGACAAACCTTGGCGACCCGGGGCTCTTTCCCGGGACGGCATCCCTGGAAAAACTCCTGATCCAGCGTTTTGGCGACCTTTTCCATTGCCCGGATGCGGGAGGCTATGCCACGAGCGGGGGAACCGAGTCCAACATCCAGGCCCTCCGGCTCGCCAGGGCCCACAGGCACGAGGTAGCGACACCGAACGTTATCGTGCCCGGCTCCGCCCACTTCTCCTTCAAAAAGGCCTGCGATATCCTCGGTCTCGCCATGCGCCGGGCGCCACTTCTTGAAGATCACCGCATGGATGCGGATGCAGCTGCCGGACTCGTGGACAAGAACACGATTGCTATCGTCGGTGTTGCCGGCACAACCGAGTACGGGATGGTAGATCCGATTCCCGCGCTCGGCAGGATAGCCGTGCAGGACGACATATTCTTCCACGTTGACGCAGCATTCGGGGGGATGGTGATCCCGTTCCTTCCCGATCCCATGCCGTTTGACTTTGCCGTGCCCGGCGTAACCACGATCGCCGTCGATCCTCACAAGATGGGCATGAGCACGATCCCTGCCGGATGTCTCCTGACGAGGGGGGCGGACCTGCTCAACACCCTCAACATCGATACCCCGTACCTGACCGTGAAACAGGAGTATACGCTTGGCGGAACCCGCCCGGGGGCTCCCGTTGCCGGGGCACTTGCGGTCCTTGACTATCTCGGGAGGGACGGAATGACGGCAATTGTTACCGGGTGCATGAAAAACACTCATCGCCTCATTGCCGGCATGGAGAGCCGGGGGTTCAGACGGGCAGCTACCCCGGATGTGAATGTGGCGACATTCGTCTGCGAAAAAGAGCGGGTGCCCGACCCGTGGAAGGTGTCCTGGACCTGCCAGGACTACCTCCGTATCGTCTGCATGCCCCACGTGCATCTCGACAGGATCGAGGCTTTCCTGAATGATATTGGTGATAACCATGCTTGA
- the ppsA gene encoding phosphoenolpyruvate synthase, with protein sequence MKEVPNILWLEEIRKEDIISVGGKGASLGEMASIGLPVPKAFVVTAQAFRRFLVETSLEKKIFASFERLDVEDNEALEKAAEQAKTLVLKAKMPAAIRDEIRKAYKKMSNTDLIVAVRSSATAEDLPDASFAGQQETYLNIKGEANLLVSVQKCWASLYGARAIYYRAKQGFDDHTVNIAVVVQQLVHSEKAGVMFTSHPITGEPLTIIEGSWGLGEAVVSGSVSPDKYVFDQRTEKVVDTLISNKKVEIIADGDNGTKLADVPKDRQDKQVLSDAEVEKLAMYGKIAENHYGVPQDVEWGIVSGTFYILQSRPITTIGNRKEAKGMSGNTSSANILIKGQGAAPGIASGKVVIIRDVKDTGSVKEGDILVTKMTNPDMVPAMRKVAAIVTDEGGMTCHAAIVSRELGTPAVVGTKTATAVLKNGQLVTVDGELGLIYEGAVAPAAAATAAGPGQQAVIAHAPIITATSVKVNVSIPEAAARAAATGADGVGLLRIEHLILGLNKTPGWFITNNKEEEFVKELHDGIKIVLDAFPGKTVWVRTLDAPTDEFRNMKGGENEPHEHNPMLGWRGIRRDLQSPDQFRLQVESFKRLWSEGYENLGIMFPMVSHPDQFLAAKEMMRACGVDVENVTLGIMIEIPSSAIMIEDFIKCGIKFASFGTNDLIQYTLAIDRNNENVADMYNPQHPAVLHLIHNAIQMCRAYNVECSICGQAGSDPKMAAWLVEHGITSISANIDAIAKIREAVARTEKRIILEAARSKDAE encoded by the coding sequence ATGAAAGAAGTGCCCAACATTCTATGGCTCGAGGAGATCAGGAAGGAGGATATCATTTCGGTCGGGGGCAAGGGGGCATCTCTTGGGGAGATGGCATCCATCGGCCTCCCGGTACCGAAAGCCTTCGTAGTCACGGCTCAGGCCTTCCGCAGGTTTTTAGTCGAGACCAGTCTTGAAAAGAAGATTTTTGCATCGTTCGAACGACTCGATGTCGAGGATAACGAGGCACTTGAAAAAGCGGCCGAGCAGGCAAAAACGCTGGTGCTCAAGGCAAAGATGCCAGCTGCTATTCGGGACGAGATCAGGAAAGCCTACAAGAAGATGTCGAATACCGATCTCATCGTTGCGGTGCGGTCGAGCGCCACTGCCGAGGATCTTCCGGATGCCAGTTTTGCCGGCCAGCAGGAGACCTATCTCAATATCAAGGGAGAAGCGAACCTTCTTGTATCAGTCCAGAAATGCTGGGCATCCCTCTATGGTGCGCGGGCAATCTATTACCGGGCCAAGCAGGGATTCGACGACCATACCGTGAATATCGCTGTCGTTGTCCAGCAGCTCGTCCATTCCGAGAAGGCCGGGGTCATGTTCACGTCCCACCCGATAACCGGTGAACCACTGACGATCATCGAGGGATCGTGGGGACTTGGGGAAGCCGTGGTCTCGGGTTCAGTCTCTCCCGACAAATACGTTTTTGACCAAAGAACAGAGAAAGTCGTGGACACGCTCATCTCCAACAAGAAAGTGGAGATCATCGCCGATGGCGACAATGGCACAAAACTTGCTGACGTGCCAAAGGACCGTCAGGACAAGCAGGTGCTCTCGGACGCAGAGGTGGAGAAGCTTGCAATGTACGGCAAGATCGCCGAGAACCATTACGGCGTGCCGCAGGATGTCGAGTGGGGCATTGTCAGCGGAACATTCTATATTCTCCAGTCCCGCCCGATCACAACCATCGGGAACAGGAAGGAGGCAAAGGGCATGTCAGGAAACACGTCAAGCGCGAATATTCTGATCAAGGGCCAGGGTGCTGCACCCGGCATAGCTTCAGGGAAAGTCGTCATCATCCGCGATGTCAAGGACACCGGCTCGGTAAAAGAGGGCGATATCCTGGTCACGAAGATGACGAACCCGGACATGGTCCCGGCAATGCGCAAAGTCGCTGCGATTGTAACCGATGAAGGCGGGATGACCTGCCACGCGGCTATCGTCAGCCGGGAACTGGGCACACCGGCTGTGGTCGGAACCAAAACGGCAACAGCAGTTCTTAAAAACGGGCAACTCGTTACGGTTGACGGCGAACTGGGTCTCATCTACGAAGGCGCGGTCGCACCTGCAGCAGCGGCAACGGCAGCAGGGCCCGGGCAGCAGGCAGTTATCGCCCATGCCCCGATTATCACCGCAACAAGCGTCAAGGTGAACGTCTCGATTCCCGAGGCAGCAGCCCGGGCAGCAGCAACCGGCGCAGACGGCGTCGGGCTTCTCAGGATCGAGCACCTGATCCTCGGCCTGAACAAGACACCCGGCTGGTTCATTACAAACAACAAGGAGGAGGAGTTCGTCAAGGAGCTCCACGACGGCATCAAGATCGTGCTCGACGCTTTCCCGGGAAAGACTGTCTGGGTGCGCACGCTCGATGCCCCGACCGATGAGTTCCGGAACATGAAAGGCGGCGAGAATGAGCCGCACGAGCACAACCCGATGCTCGGCTGGAGAGGCATCCGCCGCGATCTCCAGAGCCCCGACCAGTTCCGGCTCCAGGTGGAGTCATTCAAGCGTCTCTGGAGCGAAGGCTACGAGAACCTCGGCATCATGTTCCCGATGGTATCCCACCCCGACCAGTTCCTTGCAGCAAAAGAGATGATGCGGGCCTGCGGCGTGGACGTCGAGAATGTCACCCTTGGGATTATGATCGAGATCCCGTCGAGCGCGATCATGATCGAGGACTTCATCAAGTGCGGGATCAAGTTCGCCTCGTTCGGCACCAACGATCTTATCCAGTACACCCTCGCCATTGACCGGAACAACGAGAACGTTGCCGACATGTACAACCCCCAGCACCCGGCAGTCCTCCACCTGATCCACAATGCGATCCAGATGTGCCGCGCCTACAACGTGGAGTGCTCGATCTGCGGGCAGGCTGGGTCCGACCCGAAGATGGCAGCATGGCTCGTGGAACACGGCATTACCAGCATCTCGGCCAACATCGATGCGATCGCCAAGATCCGCGAGGCGGTGGCAAGGACGGAGAAACGCATCATCCTTGAAGCCGCGAGATCAAAAGATGCTGAATAA
- the serA gene encoding phosphoglycerate dehydrogenase, protein MANARVLVSDPLAEEGLAILRAAVDVDVKTDLKDNELCKIIGNYDALLVRSGTEVTAQVIEAGRKLKFIGRAGVGVDNVDVEAATRKGIIVANAPEGNTLAATEHTMAMMQSLARNIPQANASLKKKEWKRSKFMGVELNEKTLGIVGFGRIGREVAKRANAMDMKCVAYDPFITKERAAQLGVEMMSMADLFKVADVITVHTPLIPETRHVINARSIATMKDGVRIINCARGGIIDEKALYDAIKSGKVAGAALDVFEEEPPTESPLLTLDQVIVTPHLGASTVEAQLNVAVSVAKQCIEVLNGRSAKYVVNAPMVPPEHAEVLEPYAQLAEKMGRFAIQTAGGRLSSVECIYGGELSAYAGSMKFVTRLALKGLLDPILQQPINIVNAEFIAKERGIAVSETVTQESEGFKNLITLKIKTDKGNESVSGTVFFKGRSRIVAVGGYTMDMIPEGYVIVSRHLDKPGVIGRASTILGKNNINIAGMQVGRINPEQEAIMVLNVDSEVPAAVMDEIRGMPGIFTATFAKITSQKI, encoded by the coding sequence ATGGCAAACGCAAGAGTGCTCGTCAGCGATCCGCTGGCGGAAGAAGGGCTTGCAATTCTCAGGGCGGCCGTTGACGTGGATGTCAAAACCGACCTGAAGGACAATGAGCTCTGCAAGATTATCGGGAATTACGATGCCCTGCTTGTCCGGAGCGGCACCGAAGTGACCGCACAGGTGATCGAGGCCGGCAGGAAGCTGAAGTTCATCGGCCGGGCCGGTGTCGGTGTGGATAATGTCGATGTTGAGGCGGCAACCCGCAAGGGTATCATTGTCGCAAATGCCCCCGAGGGCAATACGCTTGCCGCTACTGAACACACCATGGCGATGATGCAGTCGCTCGCCCGGAACATCCCGCAGGCGAACGCGAGCCTGAAGAAGAAGGAATGGAAACGCTCCAAATTCATGGGTGTCGAGCTCAATGAGAAGACACTCGGTATTGTCGGCTTTGGCCGTATCGGGCGCGAAGTGGCAAAGAGGGCGAATGCCATGGACATGAAGTGCGTGGCTTATGATCCGTTCATAACAAAGGAGCGGGCGGCCCAGCTCGGTGTTGAGATGATGTCGATGGCAGATCTCTTCAAGGTGGCAGATGTCATCACGGTCCATACCCCGCTGATCCCGGAGACCCGGCATGTTATCAATGCCAGGAGCATCGCGACGATGAAAGACGGTGTCCGGATCATCAACTGCGCCCGTGGCGGTATCATCGACGAGAAGGCGCTCTACGATGCGATCAAGAGCGGCAAGGTTGCAGGAGCTGCCCTCGATGTCTTCGAGGAAGAGCCCCCGACCGAGTCCCCGCTCCTGACCCTCGACCAGGTCATTGTCACTCCTCACCTCGGGGCGAGTACTGTTGAGGCACAGCTGAATGTTGCGGTGTCCGTTGCAAAGCAGTGTATCGAAGTCCTGAACGGCCGGTCCGCAAAATATGTAGTGAACGCACCCATGGTTCCCCCGGAGCATGCTGAGGTGCTCGAACCCTATGCCCAGCTTGCCGAGAAGATGGGCAGGTTTGCGATCCAGACTGCCGGAGGCCGGCTGTCGTCCGTTGAATGCATCTATGGCGGGGAGCTCTCTGCGTACGCGGGCAGCATGAAGTTTGTGACACGCCTTGCCCTGAAAGGACTCCTCGATCCGATTCTCCAGCAGCCCATCAACATCGTGAATGCGGAGTTCATTGCAAAGGAACGCGGCATTGCCGTGAGCGAGACCGTTACCCAGGAGTCCGAGGGATTCAAGAACCTCATCACGCTGAAGATCAAGACCGACAAAGGCAATGAATCGGTCAGCGGCACCGTCTTTTTCAAGGGCCGGAGCCGGATTGTCGCGGTTGGCGGGTACACGATGGACATGATCCCCGAAGGGTACGTAATAGTTTCACGCCACCTAGACAAGCCCGGCGTCATCGGGCGGGCATCCACGATCCTGGGGAAGAACAACATCAACATCGCGGGCATGCAGGTCGGCCGCATCAACCCAGAACAGGAAGCCATCATGGTCCTGAATGTGGACAGCGAAGTTCCCGCAGCCGTTATGGACGAGATCCGGGGTATGCCCGGTATCTTCACCGCAACGTTTGCCAAGATAACATCTCAGAAGATCTGA
- a CDS encoding type 1 glutamine amidotransferase, whose amino-acid sequence MEKKIAIFQHVANEPAGYFETIFEEAGIQFEYINLYDTGEVPCRINASHLVFLGGPMSVNDEKDYFWLAQEKELIRRSAKTGRKVLGICLGAQLIASANGAKVYPFIQETGWHALCRAVEATGAFNAFPDQFRVFQLHGETFEIPYRGRLLAYGDRVRNQAFSCRNALGLQFHLELTGEIIRDWSKDLSAFQQLKIERDTPRYIAESNRLCRRVAEEFIGC is encoded by the coding sequence ATGGAGAAAAAGATCGCAATCTTCCAGCATGTTGCAAACGAGCCCGCCGGTTATTTCGAGACGATCTTTGAGGAGGCCGGTATTCAGTTCGAATACATCAACCTGTACGATACGGGCGAAGTCCCCTGCAGGATCAACGCCTCGCATCTCGTTTTTCTCGGGGGACCGATGAGCGTCAATGACGAGAAAGATTACTTCTGGCTGGCCCAGGAGAAAGAACTCATCCGGCGGTCGGCAAAGACCGGCCGTAAGGTCCTTGGTATCTGCCTCGGGGCCCAGCTCATTGCATCGGCCAATGGCGCCAAAGTGTACCCGTTCATCCAGGAGACCGGGTGGCACGCGCTTTGCCGGGCCGTGGAGGCAACGGGGGCATTTAACGCATTCCCGGACCAGTTCCGGGTCTTCCAGCTCCATGGCGAGACTTTTGAGATCCCGTACCGGGGCCGGCTGCTCGCGTACGGGGACCGGGTCAGGAACCAGGCATTTTCCTGCCGGAATGCGCTGGGCCTGCAGTTTCACCTTGAACTCACCGGTGAGATCATCCGTGACTGGTCAAAGGACCTGAGTGCATTCCAGCAGTTAAAGATCGAACGCGATACGCCCAGGTATATAGCGGAGAGCAACCGGCTCTGCCGGCGGGTGGCAGAAGAGTTCATTGGATGCTGA